Proteins from a genomic interval of Providencia stuartii:
- the edd gene encoding phosphogluconate dehydratase gives MSNSKKIASSVHPEIMRITKRIIERSKNTREQYLHKIEQAQRTTVHRAELACGNLAHGFAACQPEDKNILKSLTHSDIAIINAYNDMLSAHRPYDTYPERLKAALRESGAIGQVAAGVPAMCDGVTQGQDGMELSLLSRDVIAMSTAIGLSHNMFDGALYLGICDKIVPGLMIGALSFGHLPAIFVPAGPMTTGLPNKEKVRIRQQYVEGKVDRSALLEAEAASYHSIGTCTFYGTANSNQMVMEVMGLHLPGSSFVQPDTPLRHALTDAAARQITRLTKQSGNYLPIGQLVDEKVIVNGIIALLATGGSTNLTMHLIAIAKAAGIMINWDDFSELSAIIPLICRIYPNGQADINQFQAAGGVALLVHQLLSKGLLHHDVNTVAGYGLSHYTLEPWLNNGQLEWRDGAKTSFDLQVIADIHHPFSQHGGTKVLSGNLGRAVMKTSAIPEENQIIEAPAVVFNDQHAILPVFESGALNRDCVIIVRFQGPSANGMPELHKLMPPLGVLMDRGYQVALVTDGRLSGASGKVPSAIHVTPEANKGGLLAKVQDGDMIRVNGLTGELTLLVDEHELAKRQAYQPDLSTQYSGCGRELFGALRQHCSGAEEGACSLNF, from the coding sequence ATGAGCAATTCCAAAAAGATAGCGAGTAGCGTTCATCCAGAAATAATGCGAATAACCAAGCGTATTATCGAACGTTCAAAAAACACAAGGGAACAGTATCTACACAAAATTGAACAAGCTCAGCGTACAACAGTGCATCGTGCTGAGCTCGCTTGTGGTAATCTCGCCCATGGTTTTGCTGCCTGCCAACCTGAAGATAAAAACATCCTCAAGAGCCTGACACACTCCGATATCGCGATTATTAACGCCTACAATGACATGCTATCCGCCCATCGCCCTTACGATACCTATCCAGAGCGCTTGAAAGCCGCATTACGTGAATCGGGTGCTATTGGCCAAGTCGCTGCGGGTGTACCTGCAATGTGTGATGGTGTGACCCAAGGTCAGGATGGTATGGAACTCTCTTTACTCAGCCGTGATGTCATTGCAATGTCCACCGCAATAGGGCTTTCACACAACATGTTCGATGGCGCTTTATATCTTGGTATTTGCGATAAAATTGTTCCGGGCCTCATGATAGGCGCCTTATCTTTCGGGCACCTACCGGCCATTTTTGTTCCAGCAGGACCTATGACCACAGGGCTACCAAATAAAGAAAAAGTGAGGATCCGCCAGCAATATGTTGAAGGGAAAGTCGATCGCAGTGCTTTACTCGAAGCAGAAGCGGCCTCTTATCACAGTATAGGCACCTGTACCTTCTACGGCACGGCTAACTCTAATCAAATGGTCATGGAGGTGATGGGGCTTCATTTACCCGGTTCATCATTTGTGCAGCCTGACACACCATTACGCCATGCTTTAACAGATGCCGCGGCTCGCCAAATTACTCGCCTAACCAAACAGTCAGGCAACTACCTGCCTATCGGCCAGCTAGTTGATGAAAAAGTGATTGTGAATGGCATCATAGCCTTACTCGCAACAGGAGGCTCAACCAATTTAACGATGCACCTGATTGCTATCGCTAAGGCCGCAGGTATTATGATTAATTGGGATGATTTCTCTGAATTATCCGCCATTATTCCCTTAATCTGTCGTATCTATCCGAACGGACAAGCGGATATCAACCAATTTCAAGCGGCAGGCGGAGTTGCCCTGCTTGTTCATCAGCTGCTATCAAAAGGCCTACTTCATCATGATGTTAATACCGTTGCTGGTTATGGCCTTTCACACTACACCTTGGAACCATGGCTAAATAATGGGCAGTTAGAGTGGCGTGATGGTGCCAAAACCTCTTTTGACTTACAAGTCATCGCAGATATTCATCACCCCTTTTCTCAGCATGGCGGCACAAAGGTACTCTCTGGTAACTTAGGACGTGCGGTAATGAAAACGTCCGCTATACCTGAAGAAAACCAAATAATTGAAGCGCCTGCCGTCGTATTTAATGATCAACACGCTATCCTCCCCGTTTTTGAATCCGGAGCATTGAATCGCGATTGTGTCATTATCGTTCGTTTCCAAGGCCCATCTGCAAATGGTATGCCTGAACTCCATAAATTAATGCCACCATTAGGTGTTTTAATGGACCGAGGCTATCAAGTCGCCTTGGTTACAGATGGTCGTTTATCTGGCGCATCAGGCAAAGTTCCATCAGCCATTCATGTCACTCCTGAAGCCAACAAAGGGGGCTTGCTCGCCAAAGTACAAGATGGAGATATGATACGTGTTAATGGTCTAACGGGTGAGCTAACGCTATTAGTCGATGAACATGAACTTGCGAAACGTCAAGCGTATCAACCTGATTTAAGTACCCAATATTCAGGTTGTGGCAGAGAACTATTTGGTGCACTGCGCCAGCATTGTTCGGGTGCGGAAGAAGGCGCTTGTAGTCTCAATTTTTAA
- a CDS encoding N-acetylmuramoyl-L-alanine amidase, which produces MTRNLLILFVFIISGCSTLSSRQGYYVDTSYPSRNTSERVQYVVLHYTVSNDDYSIYLLTKGQVSSHYLIPSQPTQKDNQPVVLQLVPEELKAWHAGDSHWRYHSGLNDISIGIEIVNAGFSVDKKGNKTWAPFNQSQISALIPLVKDIMQRYNIPAQNIVGHSDIAPLRKEDPGRAFPWETLAKQGIGAWPDAATVTNYLSGRSAYEPGNVLLLQKALRFYGYAEVPLSGQLDAQTQKIIRAFQMHFRPRNIEGKADAETEAIALALIEKYRDMSRFLSSNQFERPQVQHVGD; this is translated from the coding sequence ATGACTCGTAATTTATTAATTTTATTTGTGTTTATTATTTCAGGCTGTTCGACACTCTCTTCACGGCAGGGGTATTATGTTGATACGAGTTATCCATCACGTAACACCAGTGAGAGAGTTCAATATGTGGTTTTGCATTACACTGTCTCTAATGATGATTATTCCATTTATTTGCTCACTAAAGGGCAAGTGAGTTCCCATTATCTGATCCCTAGTCAGCCTACACAGAAAGATAACCAACCCGTCGTATTACAATTAGTTCCAGAAGAACTGAAAGCATGGCATGCGGGTGATAGCCACTGGCGGTATCATAGTGGCTTGAATGATATTTCCATTGGTATTGAAATTGTGAATGCGGGTTTTAGTGTTGACAAAAAAGGTAATAAGACATGGGCACCTTTTAATCAGTCTCAAATTTCAGCGTTGATCCCATTAGTTAAAGATATTATGCAGCGATACAATATTCCGGCTCAGAATATTGTTGGTCATAGTGATATTGCGCCATTGCGTAAAGAAGATCCTGGTAGAGCTTTTCCTTGGGAAACATTAGCGAAACAGGGCATTGGTGCTTGGCCTGATGCAGCAACGGTCACAAATTATTTATCGGGTCGAAGTGCCTATGAACCCGGTAATGTGTTGTTGCTACAGAAAGCATTGAGATTTTATGGTTATGCCGAGGTACCGTTATCCGGTCAGCTTGATGCGCAGACACAAAAGATTATTCGTGCTTTTCAAATGCACTTCCGTCCACGCAATATTGAGGGGAAAGCCGATGCTGAAACTGAGGCTATTGCGTTAGCATTAATTGAAAAGTACCGTGATATGTCACGTTTTCTCTCTTCTAACCAATTTGAGCGGCCACAGGTTCAGCATGTGGGTGATTAG
- the metA gene encoding homoserine O-acetyltransferase MetA, which yields MPIRLPDELPAVNFLREENVFVMTTTRASLQEIRPLKVLLLNLMPKKIETENQFLRLLSNTPLQVDIQLLRIDQRESKNTPAEHLDTFYCDFDDIKDQNFDGLIVTGAPLGLVEFCDVAYWEQIEKVLHWAKDHVTSTLFVCWAVQAALKVLYDLPKWTREEKLSGIYQHDTLEPFALLTRGFDGSFYAPHSRYADFPEKLIREYTDLEILASSQEAGAYLFASKDKRLVFVTGHPEYDAETLAQEYWRDMDAGLSPKIPCNYFKENDPEKDPIVSWRSHGHLLFSNWLNYYVYQITPFDLSHMEPTLD from the coding sequence ATGCCAATTCGTTTACCAGATGAGTTGCCCGCGGTAAATTTCTTGCGAGAAGAAAATGTTTTTGTCATGACAACGACAAGAGCAAGCCTTCAGGAGATCCGTCCCTTGAAAGTATTACTGCTTAACTTAATGCCTAAAAAGATTGAAACTGAAAACCAATTTTTACGTTTACTATCGAATACTCCGCTTCAAGTCGATATTCAATTATTACGTATTGACCAGCGAGAATCTAAAAATACTCCAGCAGAACATTTGGATACGTTTTATTGTGACTTTGACGATATTAAAGACCAAAACTTTGATGGATTAATCGTCACGGGTGCACCCCTTGGCCTAGTGGAGTTTTGTGATGTGGCGTATTGGGAACAAATAGAAAAAGTTCTTCACTGGGCGAAGGATCATGTGACATCGACCCTATTTGTTTGCTGGGCTGTGCAAGCGGCGCTTAAAGTACTTTATGACCTCCCTAAATGGACTCGAGAAGAAAAGCTATCTGGTATCTATCAGCATGATACCCTTGAACCTTTCGCCTTGTTAACAAGGGGATTTGATGGCTCTTTTTATGCACCACATTCACGTTATGCTGATTTTCCTGAAAAACTTATTCGCGAGTATACCGATTTAGAAATATTGGCGAGTTCACAAGAAGCGGGCGCATATTTATTCGCATCGAAAGATAAACGACTGGTTTTTGTTACAGGTCATCCGGAATATGATGCCGAAACCCTTGCTCAGGAATATTGGCGTGATATGGATGCAGGCCTCTCACCTAAAATACCGTGTAATTATTTTAAAGAAAATGATCCGGAAAAGGATCCCATTGTTAGCTGGCGTAGTCATGGTCACTTACTTTTCTCTAATTGGCTGAATTATTATGTGTATCAGATCACACCTTTTGATCTTAGCCATATGGAACCTACTTTAGACTAA
- a CDS encoding bifunctional 4-hydroxy-2-oxoglutarate aldolase/2-dehydro-3-deoxy-phosphogluconate aldolase: protein MQNWKLSAEDVLNTGPVVPVIVINQLEHAIPLAKALVKGGIKVLEVTLRTECAIDAIRLIAKEVPEAIIGAGTVINVQQLEAVTEAGAQFAISPGLTEELLCAATQGCIPLIPGISTVSELMLGMNHGLKAFKFFPAEANGGIKALQAIAGPFPQVKFCPTGGISPANYRDYLALKSVLCIGGSWLVPEDALKAGDYPRITQLAEEAIKGAKLA, encoded by the coding sequence ATGCAAAATTGGAAATTGTCGGCTGAGGATGTACTAAATACAGGTCCTGTCGTTCCCGTTATCGTCATTAATCAACTTGAGCACGCAATCCCTCTTGCAAAAGCACTCGTCAAAGGGGGGATTAAAGTACTCGAAGTGACGCTACGAACAGAATGTGCCATTGACGCGATTCGGCTTATCGCAAAAGAAGTTCCGGAAGCCATTATTGGTGCAGGCACTGTAATTAACGTTCAACAACTTGAAGCAGTCACCGAAGCTGGAGCGCAATTTGCTATTAGCCCAGGGCTAACGGAAGAGTTACTCTGTGCGGCAACTCAGGGCTGTATTCCTTTAATTCCAGGTATATCCACCGTTTCTGAATTAATGCTTGGAATGAATCATGGTTTGAAGGCGTTTAAGTTCTTTCCTGCTGAAGCTAATGGCGGAATTAAAGCTCTGCAAGCCATCGCTGGCCCGTTCCCGCAAGTAAAATTCTGCCCGACGGGAGGGATATCTCCTGCCAATTATCGCGATTACCTCGCATTAAAAAGCGTACTATGCATTGGCGGCTCATGGCTAGTACCAGAGGATGCCTTGAAAGCCGGTGACTATCCGCGCATCACTCAATTAGCTGAAGAAGCCATTAAGGGCGCTAAGCTAGCATAA
- the aceA gene encoding isocitrate lyase, with translation MTISRAEQITQLENEWKKARWKGITRPYSAEEVVKLRGSVNPEHTLATKGAQRLWEQLHGQSKKGYVNALGALTGGQALQQAKAGIEAIYLSGWQVAADANTASSMYPDQSLYPVDSVPSVVKKINNTFRRADQIQWANGIGPENKEYIDFFLPIVADAEAGFGGVLNAFELMKGMIEAGAAAVHFEDQLAAVKKCGHMGGKVLVPTQEAVQKLVAARLAADVSGVATILIARTDADAADLLTSDCDPYDAEFITGERTNEGFFRTKAGIEQAISRGLAYAPYADLVWCETSKPDLEAARQFAEAIHAKYPGKLLAYNCSPSFNWKKNLDDATIARFQDELSAMGYRFQFITLAGIHSMWFNMFDLAHAYAQGEGMKHYVEKVQEREFAAINKGYTFSSHQQEVGTGYFDKVTTVIQGGTSSVTALTGSTEEEQF, from the coding sequence ATGACGATATCACGCGCAGAGCAGATTACCCAATTAGAGAACGAATGGAAAAAAGCACGTTGGAAAGGCATTACTCGCCCTTATAGTGCTGAAGAAGTGGTGAAGCTGCGTGGTTCAGTTAACCCAGAACATACGCTTGCGACCAAGGGAGCACAAAGATTATGGGAGCAGCTTCACGGCCAGTCTAAAAAAGGTTATGTGAATGCGTTGGGCGCATTAACCGGCGGTCAAGCATTACAACAAGCGAAAGCAGGCATTGAAGCTATCTATCTTTCTGGTTGGCAAGTCGCTGCGGATGCCAATACGGCTTCAAGTATGTATCCTGACCAATCGTTATATCCCGTGGATTCGGTGCCTTCAGTCGTTAAAAAGATAAATAATACGTTCCGTCGAGCGGATCAAATTCAGTGGGCTAATGGTATTGGACCTGAAAATAAAGAATATATCGATTTCTTTTTACCGATTGTCGCTGATGCAGAAGCTGGTTTTGGTGGCGTTCTTAATGCCTTTGAATTAATGAAAGGCATGATTGAAGCTGGGGCTGCGGCGGTACACTTTGAAGATCAACTAGCGGCGGTTAAAAAGTGTGGCCATATGGGAGGAAAAGTATTAGTTCCAACTCAAGAGGCGGTACAAAAACTAGTTGCCGCTCGACTGGCAGCAGATGTCTCAGGGGTGGCAACTATTCTGATCGCTAGAACTGATGCGGATGCGGCTGATCTTTTAACATCGGACTGTGATCCTTATGATGCTGAATTTATTACAGGGGAAAGAACCAATGAAGGCTTTTTCCGTACGAAAGCAGGGATCGAACAAGCGATTAGCCGTGGATTAGCTTATGCACCATATGCCGATTTAGTTTGGTGTGAAACGTCAAAGCCAGATTTGGAAGCTGCTCGCCAATTTGCTGAGGCGATTCATGCAAAATACCCAGGTAAATTATTGGCTTATAACTGTTCACCTTCATTTAATTGGAAGAAGAATCTAGATGATGCAACGATTGCACGCTTCCAAGATGAACTTTCAGCGATGGGGTACCGTTTCCAATTTATCACCTTAGCGGGGATTCATAGCATGTGGTTTAACATGTTTGACTTAGCTCATGCATATGCGCAAGGAGAGGGAATGAAGCATTATGTTGAGAAGGTACAAGAACGTGAATTTGCGGCTATTAATAAAGGATATACTTTCTCTTCGCATCAACAAGAGGTGGGCACGGGTTACTTTGATAAGGTCACAACCGTCATTCAAGGTGGCACATCGTCAGTCACTGCCTTGACGGGGTCGACAGAAGAAGAACAGTTCTAA
- a CDS encoding N-acetylmuramoyl-L-alanine amidase-like domain-containing protein, with product MLKRFIAVALVLMCSITKAETVLESGSLSILKDIQHNIKGLDSEQRVKLITAMFLGTPYNDRTLNSHDSEKESLVVNLKSMDCMTFIEYTEALKQSDNYDDFISNLKKTRYREENIAYITRRHFFTDWLLAADEAMSDMTQEISPHTIQVHKHLNQKGNGQLLIQGLPVTSRTISYIPTQYIDEAVLKKLQTGDYIGIYSNKPELDVSHVGIAIREGNKIYFRNASSLKLNLKVVDVELNRYLQD from the coding sequence ATGCTTAAACGATTTATTGCGGTGGCTTTAGTGTTAATGTGCTCGATAACGAAGGCTGAAACGGTCTTAGAATCAGGGTCGTTATCAATATTGAAGGATATCCAACATAATATCAAAGGGCTCGACTCTGAGCAGCGCGTGAAATTAATAACAGCCATGTTCCTAGGCACACCGTATAATGACCGTACGTTGAATTCGCATGATTCAGAGAAGGAAAGCTTGGTTGTCAATTTAAAATCAATGGATTGTATGACATTCATTGAGTATACCGAAGCATTAAAGCAGTCAGATAATTATGATGATTTTATTTCTAATTTAAAAAAGACTCGATACCGCGAAGAAAATATCGCCTATATCACTCGGCGACATTTTTTTACTGATTGGCTGTTGGCCGCTGATGAAGCGATGTCTGATATGACTCAGGAGATTAGCCCTCATACGATACAAGTACATAAGCATTTGAATCAAAAAGGCAATGGCCAATTGCTGATTCAAGGCCTCCCTGTTACATCACGAACGATCAGTTATATTCCAACTCAGTATATTGATGAGGCTGTTCTGAAAAAACTCCAAACAGGTGACTATATTGGTATTTACTCGAATAAACCGGAATTGGATGTGAGTCATGTCGGTATTGCGATTCGTGAAGGCAATAAAATCTATTTTAGAAATGCATCCTCGTTGAAATTAAATTTAAAAGTTGTGGATGTAGAGTTAAACCGCTACTTACAAGATTAA
- the aceB gene encoding malate synthase A, with the protein MDQQLSASTLTFTNSFNQQDSEVLTADAIAFLSDLAEKFSAKRESLLKERQVKQQQIDSGVLPDFISESDSIKNSDWKIQNIPEDLRDRRVEITGPVERKMVINALNANVKVFMADFEDSLSPSWDKLIDGQINLRDAIRGDISYTNENGKVYQLKSNPAVLIARVRGLHLDEKHVLLEGKPIPGGLFDFALYFFHNYAALLAKGSGPYFYIPKLESWQEAKWWSDVFSAAEDTVGLPRGTIKATVLIETLPAVFQMDEILYHMRHHIVGLNCGRWDYIFSYIKTLKEHSDRVLPDRQVVTMTQPFLSAYSRLLIKTCHRRGAFAMGGMSAFIPSKDAEENKAILAKVKADKELEARNGHDGSWVAHPGLADTVMDVFNHVLGERKNQLDVSRESDEEISAQQLLQPCEGERTEAGMRANIRVAVQYIEAWISGNGCVPIYGLMEDAATAEISRTSIWQWIRHGKSLSNGEKVTKALFEEMLDEELQVIQQELGDQKFQHGRFREAADLMRRITTQDELIEFLTVPGYQLIQ; encoded by the coding sequence ATGGACCAGCAGTTATCAGCATCAACATTAACGTTTACAAACAGTTTTAATCAGCAAGATAGCGAGGTGCTAACGGCTGATGCTATCGCTTTTCTGTCGGATCTTGCAGAAAAATTTTCAGCTAAAAGAGAATCTTTATTAAAAGAACGGCAGGTTAAACAGCAGCAAATTGACTCAGGCGTGTTACCTGATTTTATTTCAGAAAGTGATTCCATTAAAAATTCCGACTGGAAAATTCAAAATATCCCTGAGGATTTGCGTGATCGCCGAGTCGAGATCACTGGCCCTGTTGAACGCAAAATGGTGATTAATGCACTGAATGCCAATGTAAAAGTTTTTATGGCTGACTTTGAAGATTCCCTTTCTCCGTCATGGGATAAATTGATTGATGGTCAAATAAATTTAAGAGATGCAATTCGTGGGGATATCTCCTATACCAATGAAAATGGAAAGGTCTACCAATTAAAATCTAATCCAGCAGTCCTGATTGCCCGTGTGCGTGGCCTGCATTTAGATGAAAAACATGTATTGCTCGAGGGAAAACCAATTCCTGGTGGCCTGTTTGATTTCGCTCTCTACTTTTTCCATAACTATGCAGCGTTACTGGCAAAAGGAAGTGGCCCTTATTTTTACATACCGAAACTTGAGTCTTGGCAAGAGGCTAAGTGGTGGAGTGATGTGTTTAGCGCGGCTGAAGATACCGTTGGTTTACCAAGAGGAACGATTAAAGCGACCGTTCTTATTGAAACACTGCCTGCTGTTTTTCAAATGGATGAAATTTTATATCACATGCGTCATCACATTGTTGGGCTTAACTGTGGCCGTTGGGATTACATTTTTAGTTATATCAAAACATTAAAAGAGCATTCAGATAGAGTCTTGCCTGATCGTCAGGTAGTGACGATGACACAACCTTTTTTAAGTGCTTATTCGCGTTTATTAATTAAAACCTGCCATCGTAGAGGCGCTTTTGCGATGGGAGGCATGTCGGCCTTTATTCCAAGTAAAGACGCGGAAGAAAACAAGGCTATCTTAGCGAAAGTTAAAGCGGATAAAGAGCTGGAAGCACGCAATGGGCATGATGGTTCTTGGGTTGCACATCCAGGATTGGCTGACACTGTCATGGACGTTTTTAATCACGTTTTAGGTGAACGCAAAAATCAATTAGATGTGTCTCGTGAATCCGATGAAGAGATTAGTGCTCAACAGCTATTACAGCCCTGTGAAGGTGAGAGAACTGAAGCCGGTATGAGAGCCAATATCCGTGTTGCGGTGCAATATATCGAAGCTTGGATCTCTGGGAATGGGTGTGTACCTATTTATGGTTTGATGGAAGATGCCGCGACGGCTGAAATATCTCGTACCTCTATTTGGCAATGGATACGTCATGGAAAGTCACTTTCAAATGGTGAAAAAGTCACGAAAGCACTGTTTGAAGAGATGCTAGATGAAGAGTTGCAAGTCATTCAACAAGAGCTTGGCGATCAAAAATTCCAACATGGTCGTTTCCGTGAAGCAGCAGATTTAATGCGCAGGATAACAACACAGGACGAATTAATAGAATTTTTAACTGTGCCGGGCTACCAACTTATTCAGTAA
- a CDS encoding helix-turn-helix domain-containing protein, translating to MAIREREDVYTLLGHHLRQARMKRGLSGNELADIINLSQQQVSRYERGVNKLSLDKLIEIVVFLDIDIKDIMSIITNEIEHEKRTIYSTIR from the coding sequence ATGGCTATAAGAGAAAGAGAAGATGTGTATACCTTATTAGGTCATCATTTGCGGCAAGCAAGAATGAAAAGAGGGCTATCGGGTAACGAATTAGCCGATATTATTAATTTAAGTCAGCAACAAGTTTCGCGTTATGAGCGTGGAGTGAATAAGCTAAGTTTAGATAAACTTATTGAAATTGTTGTTTTTTTAGATATCGATATAAAAGATATCATGAGTATCATCACGAACGAAATTGAGCACGAAAAACGGACGATTTATTCAACAATAAGATAG
- the aceK gene encoding bifunctional isocitrate dehydrogenase kinase/phosphatase — protein MTLSTEQIIAQTILQGFDAQYGRFLEITSGAQERFERADWHAIQDAMKQRIQLYDHHVGLVVAQLQFMGLVQSLTPEMLSSIKRVYTTLLPNYPRFEIAESFFNSVYCRLFKHRELTQENLFIFTSQPARRFSDLPRPLDRQYLVNGSLFTVLQEILSALPLRLRWRSLNWDVQCIVDSLISRFPNIQDESVSFHIVNELFYRNKAAWLVGKLVINDEVHPFLLPIHHDADNSLYVDTCLTGFDEASIVFGFARSYFMVYAPFPAALVFWLREILPSKSIAELYMAIGCQKHGKTEYYREYLAFINFSREQFTIAPGVKGMVMLVFTSPSFDRVFKLIKDEFAPQKEVTRARVQECYRLVKEHDRVGRMADTQEFENFIIDKRYISDELMEELRKETPSLIEDLGDKILIRHLYMERKMTPLNIYMDDANEAELRHVIDEYGQAIKQLAAANIFPGDMLFKNFGVTRHGRVVFYDYDEICYMTEVNFRRIPEPMYPEQELSGEPWYSVGEHDVFPEEFALFLCQDPKIRGYLQERHGNLFTAEYWQSLQNRIRSGHIEDVYAYQEELRFCRCVTHEKVCINSD, from the coding sequence ATGACACTATCGACTGAACAGATAATTGCTCAGACAATCTTGCAGGGTTTTGATGCTCAGTATGGTCGTTTTTTAGAAATAACCTCGGGTGCACAAGAACGATTTGAGCGGGCTGATTGGCATGCAATCCAAGATGCGATGAAGCAAAGAATACAACTTTATGACCATCATGTTGGATTGGTGGTGGCTCAGTTGCAATTTATGGGATTAGTTCAGTCATTAACACCGGAAATGTTATCCAGCATCAAACGTGTTTATACCACTCTGTTACCTAATTACCCTCGTTTTGAAATAGCGGAAAGTTTTTTTAATTCAGTATATTGTCGTCTGTTTAAGCATCGCGAGCTGACACAAGAAAATTTGTTTATATTCACATCTCAACCTGCACGGCGTTTTAGTGATCTTCCCCGGCCACTCGATCGGCAATATTTGGTCAATGGCAGTTTATTTACTGTGTTACAAGAGATACTCAGTGCGCTGCCATTACGATTACGGTGGCGTTCTTTAAATTGGGATGTGCAATGTATTGTTGATAGCTTAATTTCCCGCTTCCCGAACATTCAAGATGAAAGCGTTTCTTTTCATATAGTTAATGAATTATTTTATCGAAATAAAGCGGCTTGGCTAGTGGGTAAACTCGTTATTAATGATGAGGTTCATCCATTTTTATTACCTATCCACCATGACGCTGATAATAGCCTTTATGTGGACACCTGTTTAACGGGATTTGACGAAGCAAGTATTGTTTTTGGGTTTGCTCGCTCTTATTTTATGGTATATGCCCCTTTTCCTGCGGCATTAGTTTTTTGGTTAAGAGAAATTTTACCCAGTAAATCCATTGCTGAGTTGTATATGGCAATTGGCTGCCAAAAGCATGGTAAAACAGAATATTACCGTGAATACTTGGCTTTTATTAATTTTTCTCGAGAACAATTTACGATAGCGCCGGGGGTTAAAGGAATGGTGATGTTGGTGTTCACTTCACCGTCATTTGATCGGGTATTTAAGTTGATTAAAGACGAGTTTGCCCCCCAAAAAGAGGTCACAAGAGCGCGCGTACAGGAGTGCTATCGGTTGGTGAAGGAGCATGACAGAGTTGGTCGCATGGCCGATACCCAAGAATTTGAAAATTTTATCATAGATAAACGCTATATCAGTGATGAGTTAATGGAGGAGTTGCGAAAGGAAACTCCGTCATTAATTGAAGATTTAGGAGACAAAATATTGATCCGTCATTTGTATATGGAAAGAAAGATGACGCCTCTCAATATTTATATGGATGATGCCAATGAAGCGGAATTACGCCATGTTATTGATGAATACGGTCAAGCAATCAAGCAGCTTGCCGCAGCGAATATTTTTCCTGGTGATATGTTGTTTAAAAACTTTGGCGTGACACGGCATGGGCGTGTTGTTTTTTATGACTATGATGAAATTTGTTATATGACCGAGGTGAATTTCCGACGTATCCCTGAGCCAATGTATCCAGAGCAGGAGCTGTCGGGAGAGCCTTGGTATAGCGTAGGAGAGCATGATGTTTTTCCTGAGGAATTCGCGCTGTTTTTATGCCAAGACCCCAAAATACGAGGCTATCTGCAAGAACGGCACGGAAATCTATTTACGGCAGAGTATTGGCAAAGTTTACAAAATAGGATTCGTAGTGGGCATATAGAGGACGTTTATGCGTATCAAGAGGAACTGCGCTTTTGCCGATGTGTTACGCATGAAAAAGTGTGTATAAATAGTGACTGA